The Pontibacter pudoricolor genome contains a region encoding:
- a CDS encoding SDR family NAD(P)-dependent oxidoreductase — MTTAYYKNKTVLITGGAQGISLGMAQAFAREGANVVITDADKEAGQEAVERLLKEKLKVVFMACDISQEHEVAALMQQVGENYTQLDVLINNAGIADPFIGDLDEMLLSEFDSILAVNLRGPVLCCKYSLPLLRKAEHGAILNISSTRAFMSEPNTFAYSASKGGLEALTHSLAISLAQDRIRVNAIAPGWIETGEWQKKSRKYKPQHTKDDKEQHPVGKVGTPEDVAEAALFLCSDKAGFITGQSITIDGGMSVKMIYK, encoded by the coding sequence ATGACCACTGCATACTATAAAAATAAAACCGTTTTAATAACCGGAGGTGCGCAAGGCATTAGCCTGGGCATGGCGCAGGCTTTTGCCCGCGAGGGTGCAAATGTAGTTATAACCGATGCCGATAAAGAAGCCGGACAGGAAGCTGTGGAAAGATTGCTGAAAGAGAAGCTGAAGGTTGTTTTTATGGCTTGCGACATCAGTCAGGAGCATGAAGTGGCAGCGTTGATGCAGCAGGTAGGGGAGAACTATACGCAATTGGATGTGCTCATTAACAATGCTGGCATCGCTGATCCGTTCATAGGCGATCTGGATGAAATGCTGCTTTCGGAGTTTGATAGCATTCTGGCAGTTAATCTGCGTGGTCCGGTGCTGTGTTGCAAGTATAGTTTACCGCTATTGCGTAAAGCTGAACATGGGGCCATACTCAATATAAGCAGCACGCGGGCGTTTATGTCGGAACCCAATACGTTTGCCTATTCTGCCTCTAAAGGCGGCCTTGAAGCGCTAACCCATTCGCTTGCCATAAGCCTGGCCCAGGACAGGATAAGAGTAAATGCCATTGCACCTGGCTGGATAGAAACAGGAGAGTGGCAGAAAAAAAGCCGGAAATATAAACCGCAGCACACCAAAGACGACAAAGAACAGCACCCGGTTGGCAAGGTGGGTACCCCGGAAGATGTAGCCGAAGCAGCCCTTTTTCTTTGCTCCGATAAAGCAGGTTTTATTACCGGTCAAAGTATAACTATAGACGGAGGCATGTCCGTAAAAATGATCTATAAGTAG
- a CDS encoding DsbA family protein yields the protein MVQSATTPAIMYVTNPMCAWCYGFTAVVRRLAALWRGRLQVQVQVGNLQAYATEPLTREERERLATNWHWVQQRTHLPFDFRFFLQKNYIFATEPACRALLCMRLLKPVLTLEVLRAMHSAFFADGLDLKDTAVLVRIAGIFGVSENLFLALFESDEVMQQLDNEFDFIASLGATNFPSVYLQTRYGAQLIAKGFCQLDELEQRLLTHL from the coding sequence ATGGTACAGTCTGCTACAACACCTGCTATAATGTACGTTACCAACCCGATGTGTGCCTGGTGCTATGGTTTTACAGCTGTGGTGCGCAGGCTGGCCGCCTTGTGGCGGGGCAGGTTACAGGTGCAGGTGCAGGTAGGCAACCTGCAGGCATATGCCACAGAGCCACTTACCCGCGAAGAACGGGAGCGCCTGGCTACCAACTGGCACTGGGTGCAGCAACGAACACACCTCCCGTTTGATTTCCGGTTTTTCCTGCAAAAAAACTACATATTTGCTACCGAACCCGCCTGCAGGGCTTTGTTATGTATGCGTTTGCTAAAGCCGGTACTAACCCTGGAGGTACTTCGTGCCATGCATTCGGCTTTCTTTGCCGATGGCCTGGATCTGAAAGACACAGCAGTCCTGGTGCGTATTGCCGGAATTTTTGGTGTATCAGAGAATCTGTTTCTTGCTTTGTTTGAGTCGGATGAAGTGATGCAGCAGTTAGATAATGAGTTTGATTTTATTGCCAGTTTGGGGGCTACTAATTTCCCAAGTGTTTACCTCCAGACCCGGTATGGTGCACAGCTGATCGCAAAGGGTTTTTGCCAGTTGGATGAGTTGGAACAAAGGCTTTTAACACATTTATAG